A single genomic interval of Camelina sativa cultivar DH55 chromosome 11, Cs, whole genome shotgun sequence harbors:
- the LOC104725124 gene encoding probable inorganic phosphate transporter 1-3: MADQQLGVLKALDVAKTQLYHFTAIVIAGMGFFTDAYDLFCVSLVTKLLGRLYYFNPESAKPGSLPPHVAAAVNGVALCGTLAGQLFFGWLGDKLGRKKVYGLTLIMMIVCSIASGLSFGNQAKGVMTTLCFFRFWLGFGIGGDYPLSATIMSEYANKKTRGAFIAAVFAMQGVGILAGGFVALAVSSIFDKQFPSPTYDQDRVLSTPPEADYIWRIIVMFGAIPAAMTFYWRMKMPETARYTALVAKDIKQATKDMSKVLQVELEVEERAEDPKLNYGLFSKEFLRRHGLPLLGCTSTWFLLDIAFYSQNLFQKDIFSAIGWIPKAGTMNAVHEVFKIARAQTLIALCSTVPGYWFTVAFIDIMGRFAIQLMGFFFMTVFMFAIAFPYNHWIKPDNRIGFVIMYSLTFFFANFGPNATTFIVPAEIFPARLRSTCHGISAATGKAGAIVGAFGFLYAAQSQDPAKTDAGYPPGIGVKNSLIMLGVINFIGMLFTFLVPEPKGKSLEELSGEAEVEK, encoded by the exons ATGGCCGATCAGCAACTAGGAGTGCTAAAGGCACTGGATGTTGCGAAGACGCAACTTTATCATTTCACGGCGATTGTCATCGCCGGTATGGGTTTCTTTACGGATGCCTATGATCTTTTTTGTGTGTCCTTGGTCACGAAGCTCCTAGGACGCCTCTACTACTTCAATCCAGAGTCAGCAAAGCCTGGCTCCCTTCCCCCTCATGTTGCGGCAGCAGTCAATGGTGTTGCCCTCTGTGGGACTCTTGCTGGTCAGCTCTTCTTCGGATGGCTTGGTGACAAGCTAGGAAGGAAAAAAGTCTACGGTCTGACTTTGATCATGATGATCGTGTGTTCTATTGCTTCGGGTCTCTCCTTTGGAAACCAAGCCAAGGGTGTCATGACCACTCTTTGCTTTTTCAG GTTTTGGCTCGGGTTTGGCATTGGAGGTGACTACCCTCTTTCAGCCACCATCATGTCTGAATATGCTAACAAGAAGACTCGTGGGGCTTTCATCGCTGCCGTCTTTGCTATGCAAGGTGTCGGTATCTTGGCTGGTGGTTTTGTGGCTCTTGCAGTCTCTTCCATTTTCGACAAACAGTTTCCATCGCCGACCTATGACCAAGACAGGGTTCTCTCAACGCCTCCGGAAGCTGATTACATTTGGCGTATCATTGTCATGTTTGGCGCTATACCTGCGGCCATGACCTTCTATTGGCGTATGAAGATGCCTGAAACCGCTCGTTACACTGCTTTAGTTGCCAAGGACATtaaacaagcaacaaaagaCATGTCCAAGGTCTTACAAGTAGAGCTTGAAGTTGAAGAAAGGGCCGAGGACCCAAAACTGAACTATGGATTGTTCTCCAAGGAATTCCTTAGGCGCCACGGGCTTCCACTCCTTGGGTGTACCTCAACTTGGTTCTTGCTTGACATTGCTTTCTACAGCCAAAATTTGTTCCAAAAGGATATTTTTTCGGCCATTGGATGGATTCCAAAGGCAGGCACCATGAATGCTGTTCATGAGGTTTTCAAGATCGCTAGGGCTCAGACTCTCATCGCGCTTTGCAGTACTGTCCCAGGGTACTGGTTCACCGTGGCTTTTATTGATATCATGGGAAGGTTTGCAATCCAGCTAATGGGATTCTTCTTCATGACGGTATTTATGTTTGCCATTGCCTTCCCTTACAACCACTGGATCAAACCAGACAACCGTATTGGATTCGTGATTATGTACTCCCTCACCTTTTTCTTCGCTAACTTTGGACCAAATGCAACCACTTTCATTGTCCCTGCTGAGATCTTCCCAGCTAGATTAAGGTCCACATGCCACGGAATATCAGCTGCGACAGGTAAGGCTGGAGCCATTGTTGGAGCCTTCGGGTTCCTATATGCGGCTCAATCACAGGATCCAGCCAAGACAGACGCAGGATACCCACCGGGTATTGGAGTCAAGAACTCATTGATCATGCTTGGTGTTATCAACTTTATTGGTATGCTCTTCACATTCCTTGTCCCTGAGCCAAAGGGCAAGTCCCTTGAAGAACTCTCCGGTGAAGCTGAGGTTGAGAAATGA
- the LOC109127397 gene encoding uncharacterized protein LOC109127397 — MKITKDIGTLLPDSTQYKKFVGKLMYLQITIPDIYFVVNKLCQYSHDPRDTHLLAVHEVLRYLKGTVGQGFFYPADNKFDLRAFSDANWGTCTDDSSDNTTVLHIANNSVFYERSKLVDLDF; from the exons ATGAAGATCACAAAAGATATAGGCACTTTGTTACCTGATTCAACTCAGTACAAGAAGTTTGTGGGAAAACTCATGTACTTACAAATTACAATACCTGATATATACTTTGTAGTCAACAAGCTTTGTCAGTATTCTCATGATCCTAGAGATACTCATTTGCTTGCAGTTCACGAGGTATTGAGGTATTTGAAAGGCACAGTGGGTCAGGGATTCTTTTATCCGGCTGATAATAAGTTTGACTTGCGAGCATTCTCTGATGCAAACTGGGGTACTTGTACTGACGATAGCAG TGATAATACAACAGTCTTACATATTGCAAATAACTCGGTTTTCTACGAGAGAAGTAAACTTGTTGATTTGGACTTCTAA
- the LOC104725122 gene encoding probable inorganic phosphate transporter 1-3 — translation MADQQLGVLKALDVAKTQLYHFTAIVIAGMGFFTDAYDLFCVSLVTKLLGRLYYFNPESAKPGSLPPHVAAAVNGVALCGTLAGQLFFGWLGDKLGRKKVYGLTLIMMIVCSIASGLSFGNQAKGVMTTLCFFRFWLGFGIGGDYPLSATIMSEYANKKTRGAFIAAVFAMQGVGILAGGFVALAVSSIFDKQFPSPTYDQDRFLSTPPEADYIWRIIVMFGAIPAALTFYWRMKMPETARYTALVAKDIKQATKDMSKVLQVELEVEERADDPKLNYGLFSKEFLRRHGLPLLGCTSTWFLLDIAFYSQNLFQKDIFSAIGWIPKAGTMNAIHEVFKIARAQTLIALCSTVPGYWFTVAFIDIMGRFAIQLMGFFFMTVFMFAIAFPYNHWIKPDNRIGFVIMYSLTFFFANFGPNATTFIVPAEIFPARLRSTCHGISAATGKAGAIVGAFGFLYAAQSQDPAKTDAGYPPGIGVKNSLIMLGVINFIGMLFTFLVPEPKGKSLEELSGEAEVEK, via the exons ATGGCCGATCAGCAACTAGGAGTGCTAAAAGCACTCGATGTTGCGAAGACGCAACTTTATCATTTCACGGCAATTGTCATCGCCGGTATGGGTTTCTTCACGGATGCCTATGATCTTTTTTGTGTGTCCTTGGTGACGAAGCTCCTAGGACGCCTCTACTACTTCAATCCAGAGTCAGCAAAGCCTGGCTCCCTTCCCCCTCATGTTGCGGCGGCAGTCAATGGTGTGGCCCTCTGTGGGACTCTTGCAGGTCAGCTCTTCTTCGGATGGCTTGGTGACAAGCTAGGAAGGAAAAAAGTCTATGGTCTCACTTTGATCATGATGATCGTGTGTTCTATTGCTTCCGGTCTCTCCTTTGGAAACCAAGCAAAGGGTGTAATGACCACTCTTTGCTTTTTTAG GTTTTGGCTCGGGTTTGGCATTGGAGGTGACTACCCTCTTTCAGCCACAATCATGTCTGAATATGCTAACAAGAAGACTCGTGGGGCTTTCATCGCTGCCGTCTTTGCTATGCAAGGTGTAGGTATCTTGGCTGGTGGTTTTGTGGCTCTTGCAGTCTCTTCCATTTTCGACAAACAGTTTCCATCGCCGACCTATGACCAAGACAGGTTTCTCTCAACACCTCCTGAGGCTGATTACATTTGGCGTATCATTGTCATGTTTGGCGCTATACCTGCTGCCTTGACCTTCTATTGGCGTATGAAGATGCCTGAAACCGCTCGTTACACTGCTTTAGTTGCCAAGGACATTAAACAAGCCACAAAAGACATGTCTAAGGTCTTACAAGTTGAACTTGAGGTTGAAGAAAGGGCGGATGATCCAAAACTCAACTATGGCTTGTTCTCCAAGGAATTCCTTAGGCGCCATGGGCTTCCACTCCTTGGGTGTACCTCAACTTGGTTCTTGCTTGACATTGCATTCTACAgccaaaatttgtttcaaaaggATATTTTTTCGGCCATCGGATGGATTCCAAAGGCAGGGACAATGAATGCCATTCATGAGGTTTTCAAGATCGCTAGGGCTCAGACTCTCATCGCGCTTTGTAGTACGGTCCCAGGGTACTGGTTCACCGTGGCATTTATTGATATCATGGGAAGGTTTGCAATCCAACTTATGGGATTCTTCTTCATGACGGTGTTTATGTTTGCCATTGCCTTCCCTTACAACCACTGGATCAAACCAGACAACCGTATAGGATTCGTGATTATGTACTCCCTCACCTTTTTCTTCGCTAACTTTGGACCAAATGCAACCACTTTCATTGTTCCTGCTGAGATCTTCCCAGCTAGACTAAGGTCCACATGCCACGGAATATCAGCCGCGACAGGTAAGGCTGGAGCCATTGTTGGAGCCTTCGGGTTCTTGTATGCGGCTCAATCACAGGATCCGGCCAAGACAGATGCAGGATACCCACCGGGTATTGGAGTCAAGAACTCATTGATCATGCTTGGTGTTATCAACTTTATTGGTATGCTCTTCACATTCCTTGTCCCTGAGCCAAAGGGCAAGTCCCTTGAAGAACTCTCTGGTGAAGCTGAGGTTGAGAAATGA